ATAAATTTCACTCCGCACAAAAAACAGAAAGAATCTCAATTGAAACGATTGATGGCGTTAACTGCTGGCAGGAAAAAAGACCTATTCAAAAAATTGGTTTGTATATTCCCGGTGGAACCGCTCCTTTGTTTTCAACCGTTTTGATGCTCGCTGTTCCTGCTGAAATTGCAGGTTCGAAAGAAATTGTTTTGTGCTCGCCTCCGGATAAAAACGGAAAAATCAATCCTGCGATCTTGTATGCTGCCAATTTATGTGGCGTAACCAAAATATTAAAAGTAGGCGGAATCCAGGCCATTGCCGGAATGACGTTTGGAACACAGTCAATTCCTAAAGTGTATAAAATTTTCGGTCCCGGAAATCAGTTTGTAACGGTGGCTAAACAATTGGCAACACAATTTGGCGTTGCTATTGATATGCCTGCAGGACCATCAGAATTATTGGTGGTAGCAGATGATACTGCTGTTCCTGCTTTTGTAGCTTCGGATTTATTGTCTCAGGCAGAACATGGTGCTGACAGTCAGGTGATTTTGGTTTCTACTTCGAAAAAACTGATTGATGCTGTGGAAGAGGAAATTCAGGTCCAGCTTGAAGTACTTCCAAGAAAAGAAATTGCTAAAAAAGCCATTGCCAATTCTAAATTGATTTTTGTTGAAAACGATAAAATTGCTTTAGAACTTATAAATGAATACGGACCGGAACACTTTATCATCTGCTCAGAATATGATGATTTTTACTGTAACGGAATTGTAAATGCGGGTTCTGTTTTTATCGGAAATTATACGCCTGAAAGTGCCGGTGATTATGCTTCAGGAACGAATCATACTTTGCCGACAAATGGCTACGCCAAAAATTACAGCGGTGTAAATCTGGACAGTTTTATGAAATCCATGACGTTTCAGAAAATTTCAGAGAAAGGAATTCAGAATATTGGACGCGCCATTGAAGTAATGGCGGAAGCCGAAGGATTACAGGCACATAAAAATGCAGTAACATTACGTTTGAAGTCCTGCGAGGTTTCCAAAACCTCGTAGGTTTGAATTAATTATTGATTTCTGATTAAAAAAATACCTACAAGGTTTTAAAAACCTTGCAGGAATAAAAAATAAAACAATGAGTACCTTCGATATAAATAGAATCACACGTGAAAACGTAAAAATATTAAAACCCTATTCTTCAGCACGTGATGAGTTTGAAGATTTTGATACTGCTGAAATGATTTTTCTGGATGCAAATGAAAATCCGTTTCAGAATGGTGTAAACCGTTATCCGGATCCACAGCAGAATTCGGTTAAAGCCATTTTAGCTAAAAATAAAAATGTAAAACAAAACCAGATTTTATTAGGAAACGGAAGTGATGAGGTTTTGGATTTGCTTTTCAGGGCTTTTTGCGAACCAAAAACAGACAATATTATTTCGTTGCCGCCAACTTACGGAATGTACAGTGTTCTCGCGAATATTAATGCGGTAGAAAACAGGGAAGTTTTGCTTTCAACCGATTTTCAGCCACAGGTTGATAAAATTTTAGAAGCGGTTGATGACAATACCAAAATTATCTTTTTGTGCTCACCAAACAATCCCACCGGAAATTCATTTTCGGATGAAAGTGTGGTGAAACTGCTTCAGAATTTTAAAGGTTTGGTCGTAATCGATGAAGCCTATATTGACTTTTCGGAAAAAGAAAGCTGGCTGGTAGAAATGGATCAATATCCGAATCTGGTGATTACACAAACACTTTCAAAAGCGTATGGGCTGGCCGGAATTCGTTTAGGAGTTTGTTATGCTTCACAAGCTGTAATTTCAATTCTAAACAAAATTAAACCTCCGTATAATGTAAACGAACTGACACAGCAAAGAGCGATTGAGCGTTTGAAGGACGGAGAAAAAATAAAACAGGAAATTGATGCTATCATCGAGCAAAGAGAAGAACTGCTTAAAGTTTTGGCAGATGTTGCTTTTGTTGAAAAAGTTTATCCTACAGAAGCTAATTTTGTGTTAGTAAAAGTGGA
The Flavobacterium flavigenum genome window above contains:
- the hisD gene encoding histidinol dehydrogenase, with translation MNKINNPKPDTWSEILKRPTKTIDDIEVTVKEIFKEVQKKGDEAVAKYTSIFDGIALDNYEVTSEEIQEAIILVSAELKEAIQLAKNNIYKFHSAQKTERISIETIDGVNCWQEKRPIQKIGLYIPGGTAPLFSTVLMLAVPAEIAGSKEIVLCSPPDKNGKINPAILYAANLCGVTKILKVGGIQAIAGMTFGTQSIPKVYKIFGPGNQFVTVAKQLATQFGVAIDMPAGPSELLVVADDTAVPAFVASDLLSQAEHGADSQVILVSTSKKLIDAVEEEIQVQLEVLPRKEIAKKAIANSKLIFVENDKIALELINEYGPEHFIICSEYDDFYCNGIVNAGSVFIGNYTPESAGDYASGTNHTLPTNGYAKNYSGVNLDSFMKSMTFQKISEKGIQNIGRAIEVMAEAEGLQAHKNAVTLRLKSCEVSKTS
- the hisC gene encoding histidinol-phosphate transaminase: MSTFDINRITRENVKILKPYSSARDEFEDFDTAEMIFLDANENPFQNGVNRYPDPQQNSVKAILAKNKNVKQNQILLGNGSDEVLDLLFRAFCEPKTDNIISLPPTYGMYSVLANINAVENREVLLSTDFQPQVDKILEAVDDNTKIIFLCSPNNPTGNSFSDESVVKLLQNFKGLVVIDEAYIDFSEKESWLVEMDQYPNLVITQTLSKAYGLAGIRLGVCYASQAVISILNKIKPPYNVNELTQQRAIERLKDGEKIKQEIDAIIEQREELLKVLADVAFVEKVYPTEANFVLVKVDDANKRYDQLIEKGIVIRNRTTQPLCENCLRFTIGIPEENAVLIKELKLLK